From the Desulfarculaceae bacterium genome, one window contains:
- the fusA gene encoding elongation factor G — MSSDKIKATRTVALVGHGGSGKTSLAEAMLFNAKAIDRLGKVDEGTAVLDWEPEEAKRGGSISASFGHYSFNKHNVNLVDAPGDDNFLSDAAAALRAVDGVVMVADAIDGVKVQGEKVWQFVDAEGLPALVVVNKMDRERADFDAAVNMIPDMLGIKAVRLQIPIGAAESFSGVVDLLANKAYTFEGGKMTVGDIPADLADNVEAAREVLIEDIAEADDTLMERYLEGEELTADDLAKGLAKGVSERLFLPVAASAALKNMGVQPVMDLINRLLPSPLDRGAVKGVKPGSEDEETREPDAGAPFSGLVFKTVADPFAGRLSMVRVFSGTLTSDMQLFNPNRDAKERFGQLYAQTGKTQKNVSEALPGDIVAIPKLKETHTGDTLCAGNEPIQFADIEPLPAVISYAIEAKEKGDEEKVFAGINKLLEEDPTLRLDRDPQTNEALLSGMGSVHIETTLDRLKRKFGVEVNLKTPKVPYRETIKGSVRVQGRYKKQTGGRGQFGDTWLEISPAEEGEGYVFLDEIVGGSIPRQYIPAVEKGIGEAMLGGVLAGYPMVDVKVRLVDGSFHPVDSSEMAFKVAGSMGFKKGAVQCKPTLLEPIMKLTVMVPEDAMGDVMGDISSRRGRVLGMDAKGSLQIISALVPMSEVLTYQPELTSMTGGRGAFTMEMDHYEEVPGDVQAKIVEAYEQAKEEGN; from the coding sequence ATGAGCAGCGACAAAATCAAGGCAACCAGAACCGTGGCCCTGGTGGGACACGGCGGATCCGGCAAGACCTCCCTGGCCGAGGCGATGCTTTTCAACGCCAAGGCCATCGACCGCCTGGGCAAGGTGGACGAGGGGACCGCGGTCCTGGACTGGGAGCCTGAAGAGGCCAAGCGCGGGGGCAGCATCAGCGCCTCTTTCGGCCACTACTCCTTTAACAAGCACAACGTCAATCTGGTCGACGCTCCGGGCGACGACAACTTCCTCTCCGACGCGGCCGCCGCCCTGCGCGCTGTGGACGGCGTGGTCATGGTGGCCGACGCCATCGACGGCGTGAAGGTGCAGGGCGAGAAGGTCTGGCAGTTCGTGGACGCCGAGGGGTTGCCCGCCCTGGTGGTGGTCAACAAGATGGACCGCGAGCGGGCCGACTTCGACGCGGCGGTCAACATGATCCCCGACATGCTGGGCATCAAGGCTGTGCGCTTGCAGATCCCCATCGGCGCGGCCGAGAGCTTCAGCGGCGTGGTGGATCTGCTGGCCAACAAGGCCTACACCTTTGAAGGCGGCAAGATGACCGTCGGCGATATTCCCGCCGACCTGGCCGACAACGTGGAGGCCGCCCGCGAGGTGCTCATCGAGGACATCGCCGAGGCCGACGACACCCTGATGGAGCGCTACCTGGAGGGCGAGGAGCTCACCGCCGACGACCTGGCCAAGGGCCTGGCCAAGGGCGTGTCCGAGCGCCTGTTCCTGCCGGTGGCCGCTTCCGCCGCGCTCAAGAACATGGGCGTGCAGCCGGTGATGGACCTGATCAACCGCCTGCTGCCCTCCCCCCTGGACCGGGGCGCGGTCAAGGGAGTCAAGCCGGGCAGCGAGGACGAGGAGACCCGCGAGCCCGACGCCGGCGCGCCCTTCAGCGGCCTGGTGTTCAAGACCGTGGCCGACCCCTTTGCCGGCCGCCTGAGCATGGTGCGCGTGTTCTCCGGCACCCTGACCTCGGACATGCAGCTGTTCAACCCCAACCGCGACGCCAAGGAGCGCTTCGGCCAGCTCTACGCCCAGACCGGCAAGACTCAGAAGAATGTGAGCGAGGCCCTGCCCGGCGACATCGTGGCCATTCCCAAGCTCAAGGAAACCCACACCGGCGACACCCTCTGCGCGGGCAACGAGCCCATCCAGTTCGCCGACATCGAACCCCTCCCGGCGGTGATCTCCTACGCCATCGAGGCCAAGGAAAAGGGCGACGAGGAAAAGGTCTTCGCGGGCATCAACAAGCTTTTGGAAGAGGACCCCACCCTGCGCCTGGACCGCGACCCTCAGACCAACGAGGCCCTTCTCTCGGGCATGGGCTCGGTGCACATCGAGACCACCCTGGACCGCCTCAAGCGCAAATTTGGTGTAGAGGTGAACCTCAAGACCCCCAAGGTGCCCTACCGCGAGACCATCAAGGGCTCGGTCAGGGTGCAGGGCCGCTACAAGAAGCAGACCGGCGGCCGCGGCCAATTCGGAGACACCTGGCTGGAGATCAGCCCGGCCGAAGAGGGCGAAGGCTACGTGTTCCTCGACGAGATCGTGGGCGGCTCCATCCCCCGCCAATACATCCCGGCGGTGGAAAAGGGCATCGGCGAGGCCATGTTGGGCGGCGTGTTGGCCGGCTACCCCATGGTGGACGTGAAGGTGCGCCTGGTGGACGGATCTTTCCACCCGGTGGACTCTTCGGAAATGGCCTTTAAGGTGGCCGGTTCCATGGGCTTCAAAAAGGGCGCGGTGCAGTGCAAGCCCACCCTGCTGGAGCCGATCATGAAGCTGACCGTGATGGTGCCCGAGGACGCTATGGGCGACGTGATGGGCGACATTTCCTCCCGCCGGGGCCGCGTGCTGGGCATGGACGCCAAGGGCTCCCTGCAGATCATCAGCGCCCTGGTTCCCATGTCCGAGGTGCTCACCTACCAGCCGGAGCTCACCTCCATGACCGGCGGCCGCGGCGCCTTCACCATGGAGATGGACCACTACGAGGAAGTGCCCGGCGACGTGCAGGCCAAGATCGTGGAAGCCTATGAGCAGGCCAAGGAGGAAGGCAATTAG
- the argB gene encoding acetylglutamate kinase: protein MAPLDPQVTAQTLIEALPYIQRFSGQTVVVKYGGHAMVDEALKQSFALNVILLRAVGIYPVVVHGGGPQIGELLKRLDIACEFIDGMRVTSPEVMDVVQMVLVGQVNTSIVGLINQHGGRAVGLSGHGGGLIKASKMQMTRKCAKDDQPPEIIDLGLVGQVESVDAQVLHALEHGAFIPVIAPVGVGPDGASLNINADLVAGAVAGRLRASKLIMMTDTPGVLDSEGKLISSLTRATAGQLMEEGVIAGGMIPKVNCCLSALDAGVERAHVIDGRVPDALLLEVFTDKGVGTIFSER, encoded by the coding sequence ATGGCTCCCCTAGACCCCCAAGTGACCGCCCAGACCCTGATCGAGGCGCTGCCCTATATCCAGCGCTTCTCGGGGCAGACCGTGGTGGTCAAGTATGGCGGCCACGCCATGGTGGACGAGGCCCTCAAGCAGAGCTTCGCCCTGAACGTCATTTTGCTCAGGGCCGTGGGCATCTACCCGGTGGTGGTGCACGGCGGCGGCCCCCAGATCGGCGAGCTACTCAAGCGCCTGGACATCGCCTGCGAGTTCATCGACGGCATGAGGGTTACCAGCCCCGAGGTCATGGACGTGGTGCAGATGGTCCTGGTGGGCCAGGTGAACACCTCCATCGTGGGGCTGATCAACCAGCACGGCGGCCGGGCCGTGGGGCTCAGCGGCCATGGCGGCGGGCTGATCAAGGCCAGCAAGATGCAGATGACCCGCAAGTGCGCCAAGGACGACCAGCCGCCCGAGATAATCGACCTGGGCCTGGTGGGCCAGGTGGAGAGCGTGGACGCCCAGGTGCTGCACGCCCTGGAGCACGGCGCTTTCATCCCGGTGATCGCGCCGGTGGGGGTGGGGCCGGACGGGGCCTCACTCAACATCAACGCCGACCTGGTGGCCGGGGCGGTGGCCGGAAGGCTGCGCGCCTCCAAGCTGATCATGATGACCGACACGCCCGGGGTCTTGGATTCCGAGGGAAAGCTGATAAGCTCCTTGACCCGGGCCACGGCCGGGCAACTCATGGAGGAGGGGGTCATCGCCGGTGGCATGATCCCCAAGGTGAACTGCTGCCTCTCCGCCCTGGACGCGGGAGTGGAGCGGGCCCACGTCATCGACGGGCGGGTGCCGGACGCGCTACTCTTGGAGGTCTTCACCGACAAGGGCGTGGGCACCATTTTCAGCGAGCGCTAG
- the hslU gene encoding ATP-dependent protease ATPase subunit HslU: MATLTPREIVAELDKYVIGQHDAKRCVAIALRNRWRRRQVPEHLRDEIAPKNIIMIGPTGVGKTEIARRLARLADAPFLKVEASKFTEVGYVGRDVESMIRDLTELAINMVKEAEHETVKAKARELAEERLLDILLPPRRPGDDKGEEEAGHLEVVRVGEEINPTRSKLRRLLREGKMNERYVDLEVQSQGPTPMVEIFSAGGMEEMGMNLKDMLGGMFPQQTKRRKVKVPEALEILAGEEAGRLIDMDRVVTEAMAKVEQEGIIFLDEIDKIAGREAGHGPDVSREGVQRDLLPLVEGSTVTTKYGMIKTDHILFIAAGAFHVAKPSDLVPELQGRFPIRVELSALSAEDFVRILTEPHNALIRQYEELMKTEGLTLEFGEDAIKEIAEIASKVNLATENIGARRLHTVMERLLEEVSFEAPDMDGVSLAIDAAYVKQRLSEISTDRDLSRYIL, encoded by the coding sequence ATGGCAACCCTGACCCCCAGAGAGATCGTGGCCGAGCTGGACAAGTACGTCATCGGCCAGCACGACGCCAAACGCTGCGTGGCCATCGCGCTGCGCAACCGCTGGCGGCGCCGCCAAGTGCCCGAGCACCTGCGCGACGAGATCGCACCCAAGAACATCATCATGATCGGCCCCACCGGGGTGGGTAAGACCGAGATCGCCCGGCGGCTGGCCCGCCTGGCCGACGCGCCTTTCCTCAAGGTCGAGGCCTCCAAGTTCACCGAGGTGGGCTACGTGGGCCGCGACGTTGAGTCCATGATCCGCGACCTGACCGAGCTGGCCATCAACATGGTCAAGGAGGCGGAGCACGAGACCGTAAAAGCCAAGGCCCGCGAGCTGGCCGAGGAGCGGCTGCTGGATATTCTCTTGCCCCCGCGCCGCCCGGGCGACGACAAGGGCGAGGAAGAGGCGGGCCATCTGGAGGTGGTCCGGGTGGGCGAGGAGATCAACCCCACCCGCAGCAAGCTGCGCCGCCTGTTGCGCGAAGGCAAGATGAACGAGCGCTACGTGGACCTGGAGGTGCAGTCCCAAGGCCCCACGCCCATGGTGGAGATATTCTCGGCCGGGGGCATGGAAGAGATGGGCATGAACCTCAAGGACATGCTGGGCGGCATGTTCCCCCAGCAGACCAAGCGCCGCAAGGTGAAGGTGCCCGAGGCCCTGGAGATATTGGCGGGCGAGGAAGCCGGCCGGCTCATCGACATGGACCGGGTGGTGACCGAGGCCATGGCCAAGGTGGAGCAGGAGGGCATCATCTTCCTGGACGAGATCGACAAGATCGCGGGCCGGGAGGCGGGCCACGGCCCGGACGTGAGCCGCGAGGGCGTGCAGCGCGACCTGCTGCCCCTGGTGGAGGGCTCCACGGTGACCACCAAGTACGGCATGATCAAGACCGACCATATCTTGTTCATCGCCGCGGGCGCTTTCCATGTGGCCAAGCCCAGCGACCTGGTGCCCGAGCTGCAAGGCCGCTTCCCCATCCGGGTGGAGCTTAGCGCCTTGAGCGCCGAGGACTTCGTGCGCATCCTCACCGAGCCGCACAACGCCCTGATCCGGCAGTACGAGGAACTGATGAAGACCGAAGGACTGACCCTGGAGTTCGGCGAGGACGCCATCAAGGAGATCGCCGAGATCGCCTCCAAGGTGAACCTGGCCACCGAGAACATCGGGGCGCGGCGGCTGCACACGGTGATGGAGCGCCTCTTGGAAGAGGTGAGCTTCGAGGCTCCGGACATGGACGGCGTGAGCCTGGCCATTGACGCAGCCTACGTGAAACAGCGCTTGTCCGAGATAAGCACGGACCGCGACCTGAGCCGCTACATTCTTTAG
- the hslV gene encoding ATP-dependent protease subunit HslV: protein MRGTTVLAIRHQEGVVMAADGQVTMGNTVMKASANKLRRLYHDQVLAGFAGATADAFTLFERLESKLEAYAGNLTRAAVELAKDWRTDKVLRQLEALLLAADKEQLLIISGSGDVIDPEEGVAAIGSGGPFALAAARALVGNTGMKPEEIAREAMRIAADICIYTNHQVKVESL, encoded by the coding sequence ATGCGCGGCACCACGGTTTTGGCCATTCGTCACCAGGAAGGTGTGGTCATGGCCGCCGATGGCCAGGTGACCATGGGCAACACCGTGATGAAGGCCAGCGCCAACAAGCTGCGGCGGCTGTACCACGACCAGGTGCTGGCCGGGTTCGCCGGGGCCACGGCCGATGCCTTCACCCTGTTCGAGCGCCTGGAGAGCAAGCTGGAGGCCTATGCCGGCAACCTAACCCGCGCGGCGGTGGAGCTGGCCAAGGACTGGCGCACCGACAAGGTGCTGCGCCAGTTGGAGGCGCTCTTGTTAGCCGCCGACAAGGAGCAGCTCTTGATCATCTCCGGCTCGGGCGACGTAATCGACCCCGAGGAGGGGGTGGCGGCCATCGGCTCGGGCGGGCCTTTCGCCTTGGCCGCGGCCCGGGCCCTGGTGGGCAACACCGGGATGAAGCCCGAGGAGATCGCCCGCGAGGCCATGCGCATCGCGGCGGACATATGCATTTACACCAACCACCAGGTGAAGGTGGAGAGCCTATAA
- a CDS encoding Mut7-C RNAse domain-containing protein — MRLICDAMLGRLARWLRLLGYDAPHVKRPPAQAAPGETVLTRRKAWQGRPGVVFVAHDKLEDQLRQVAEELGLRPDSAKFLSRCLDCNVPVEPLERGQVAGRVPDYVLDTAEGFTTCPRCKKVFWPGSHGQRARERLSHLLTVP, encoded by the coding sequence ATGAGGCTTATTTGCGACGCCATGCTGGGCCGCTTGGCCCGCTGGCTGCGCCTGCTTGGTTACGACGCCCCCCATGTAAAACGCCCCCCCGCCCAGGCCGCGCCCGGCGAAACGGTGCTCACCCGCCGCAAGGCCTGGCAAGGACGCCCTGGCGTCGTTTTCGTGGCCCACGACAAGCTGGAGGACCAGCTCCGCCAGGTGGCCGAAGAGTTGGGGCTCCGGCCCGATTCGGCCAAGTTCCTGTCGCGCTGTCTGGATTGCAATGTGCCCGTGGAGCCCCTGGAGCGGGGCCAGGTAGCTGGTCGGGTGCCGGACTACGTGCTGGACACGGCGGAGGGCTTCACCACATGCCCGCGCTGCAAGAAGGTGTTCTGGCCGGGCAGCCACGGGCAGAGGGCGCGGGAGCGGCTCTCGCACCTGCTGACAGTGCCTTAG
- a CDS encoding MogA/MoaB family molybdenum cofactor biosynthesis protein, translated as MSFPAAILTISDKASQGRREDLAGPALVELLAKAGITATVQETVSDDPQGIVAALRRYADELRLPLVVTTGGTGLSPRDNTPEATAQVIQRPVPGLAEAMRAEGLKHTPHAMLSRGLAGVRGATLIINLPGSPRGALENLEAVLAALPHALEKLCGDTSDCARPLPE; from the coding sequence ATTAGCTTTCCCGCCGCCATTCTGACCATCAGCGACAAGGCAAGCCAGGGCCGGCGGGAGGATCTCGCCGGCCCTGCGCTCGTCGAGCTCTTGGCCAAGGCCGGCATTACGGCCACGGTGCAGGAGACCGTCTCCGACGATCCCCAGGGCATCGTGGCCGCGCTGAGACGCTACGCCGACGAGCTGCGCCTGCCCCTGGTGGTCACCACCGGCGGCACCGGCCTGAGCCCCCGCGACAACACCCCCGAGGCCACCGCCCAAGTCATCCAGCGCCCGGTGCCCGGCCTGGCCGAGGCCATGCGCGCCGAGGGCCTGAAGCACACCCCCCACGCCATGCTCTCCCGGGGCCTGGCCGGGGTGCGCGGGGCCACCCTGATCATCAACCTTCCCGGTTCGCCGCGCGGCGCGCTGGAAAACCTGGAGGCCGTGCTGGCCGCCCTGCCCCATGCCCTGGAGAAGCTCTGCGGGGACACCAGCGACTGCGCCCGGCCCCTTCCCGAGTAG
- a CDS encoding tyrosine recombinase XerC, giving the protein MPELLAAFEGYLAEGAGAAPLTRAAYVRDVREFAAFLSDRAPGWDWPSVHDNDVLAWLADGLKTKKRSTMSRKLMSLRKFFDFLVAREVVAANPPRQVTPPRQGKHLPARLSVDEAFHLVQGPSRGAAKAQSRAQQAATLRDVAMLELLYSSGLRVSELTGLDIGHLRLDLALVRVVSGKGGKERWVPVGARAAEALNRYLVARPELLAEGSGEEQALFLNQRGGRLSPRSVQSLVARYAGELSHGRRLSPHALRHAMATHLLEGGADLRSVQEMLGHRSLSTTQKYTHLTVDRLLKVYDQAHPRAHGDDQDKEG; this is encoded by the coding sequence TTGCCGGAGCTGCTGGCCGCGTTCGAGGGATACCTGGCCGAAGGCGCGGGGGCCGCGCCCCTGACCCGGGCTGCCTATGTGCGCGACGTGCGCGAGTTCGCGGCTTTTCTTAGCGATCGCGCGCCTGGGTGGGACTGGCCCTCGGTGCACGACAACGACGTGCTGGCCTGGCTGGCCGACGGCCTGAAGACGAAGAAGCGCTCCACCATGTCCCGCAAGCTCATGAGCCTGAGGAAGTTCTTCGACTTCCTGGTGGCCCGGGAGGTGGTGGCGGCCAACCCGCCCCGGCAGGTGACCCCGCCCCGGCAGGGCAAGCATCTGCCCGCCCGGCTGAGCGTGGACGAGGCCTTCCATTTGGTGCAAGGCCCGTCCCGGGGGGCGGCCAAAGCCCAGAGCCGGGCGCAACAGGCGGCCACCTTGCGCGATGTGGCCATGCTGGAGCTGTTGTACTCCAGCGGCCTCAGGGTGAGCGAGCTCACCGGCCTGGACATCGGCCATCTGCGCCTTGACCTGGCCTTGGTCAGGGTGGTGAGCGGCAAGGGCGGCAAGGAGCGCTGGGTGCCCGTGGGGGCGCGCGCGGCCGAGGCCCTGAACCGCTACCTGGTGGCGCGGCCCGAACTCTTGGCCGAGGGCAGCGGCGAGGAGCAGGCTCTGTTTCTCAACCAGCGGGGAGGGCGGCTGAGCCCGCGCAGCGTGCAGAGTTTGGTGGCCCGCTACGCCGGCGAGCTGAGCCACGGGCGGCGCTTGAGCCCCCACGCCCTTCGGCACGCCATGGCCACCCACCTTTTGGAAGGCGGGGCGGACCTGCGCAGCGTGCAGGAAATGCTGGGGCACCGGAGTTTATCCACCACCCAGAAGTATACTCATCTGACGGTGGACCGGTTGCTCAAGGTGTATGATCAAGCCCATCCCCGGGCCCATGGGGATGACCAGGACAAGGAGGGCTAG
- a CDS encoding DNA-binding protein, which yields MQASEAKFGRVFIMRLEDGDSLPTVIEEFARDQGISHGLVALLGALGEGALVAGPADSEARPVPVITNPVTAIHEAACLGLIAPNESGEPGLHMHGVLGRGADTAAGCLRPGIEVWQVAEAVIFELTESEALRRFDQATGFGLLQTK from the coding sequence ATGCAAGCATCAGAAGCCAAGTTCGGCCGAGTGTTCATCATGCGCCTGGAAGACGGCGACAGTCTGCCCACGGTCATCGAGGAGTTCGCCCGCGACCAGGGCATCAGCCACGGCCTGGTGGCCTTGCTGGGAGCCTTGGGCGAGGGCGCTCTGGTGGCCGGCCCGGCCGACTCAGAGGCCCGCCCCGTGCCGGTGATCACCAACCCCGTAACCGCTATCCACGAGGCGGCCTGCCTGGGGCTCATCGCCCCCAACGAGAGCGGCGAGCCGGGCCTGCATATGCACGGCGTGTTGGGCCGGGGAGCGGACACCGCGGCCGGCTGCCTGCGCCCGGGCATCGAGGTGTGGCAGGTGGCCGAGGCGGTGATCTTCGAGCTTACCGAAAGCGAGGCGCTGCGGCGCTTCGACCAGGCCACCGGTTTCGGCTTGTTGCAGACCAAGTGA
- the argF gene encoding ornithine carbamoyltransferase, whose product MKLKTEHLLTIRDLSPEEVRGLVARAAELKAALKGAGHGQPLAGKSVALIFDKPSTRTRVSFEVGINQLGGNTLFMTSRDSQLGRDEPLKDTARVLSRYVDGVVVRTFGQEVVSELARWGSIPVINALTDLYHPCQVLSDLLTVQENFGRLDGLTYAWLGDGNNMAHSWLEAAAALGLTLNLACPDGFLPDPEIVGYAREQGATINLSGDPREAIKGAQVVNTDVWASMGQEAEAGERLKSFGGYTLDKELLSLADPEAIVLHCLPAHRGEEISDEVMEGPQSVVWDQAENRLHMQKAVLEALMGPQESEKS is encoded by the coding sequence ATGAAGCTCAAAACCGAACACCTGCTGACCATCCGCGACCTGAGCCCCGAAGAGGTGCGGGGCCTGGTGGCCCGGGCCGCCGAGCTCAAGGCCGCGCTCAAGGGCGCGGGCCATGGCCAGCCTCTGGCAGGCAAGAGCGTGGCCCTGATCTTCGACAAGCCCTCCACCCGGACCAGGGTGTCCTTTGAGGTGGGCATCAACCAGCTGGGCGGCAACACCCTGTTCATGACCTCGCGGGACAGCCAGCTGGGCCGCGACGAGCCGCTCAAGGACACCGCCCGGGTGCTGAGCCGCTACGTGGACGGGGTGGTGGTGCGCACCTTTGGCCAGGAAGTGGTCAGCGAGCTGGCCCGCTGGGGCTCCATCCCGGTGATCAACGCGCTCACCGACCTGTATCACCCCTGCCAGGTGCTCAGCGACCTGCTTACGGTGCAGGAGAATTTCGGCCGCTTGGACGGGCTCACCTACGCCTGGCTGGGCGACGGCAACAACATGGCCCATTCCTGGCTGGAGGCCGCCGCCGCCCTGGGGCTCACCCTGAACCTGGCATGTCCGGACGGCTTCCTTCCAGACCCGGAGATCGTTGGCTACGCCCGGGAGCAGGGAGCGACCATCAACCTGAGCGGCGACCCCCGGGAAGCCATCAAGGGGGCCCAGGTGGTCAACACCGACGTGTGGGCCTCCATGGGTCAGGAGGCCGAGGCCGGCGAACGGCTGAAGTCCTTTGGCGGCTACACCCTGGATAAGGAGCTGTTGTCCCTGGCCGATCCCGAGGCCATTGTGCTACATTGTCTTCCCGCCCACCGGGGCGAGGAAATCAGCGACGAGGTCATGGAAGGCCCGCAGTCGGTGGTCTGGGACCAGGCCGAAAACCGGCTGCACATGCAAAAGGCCGTCCTGGAGGCCCTTATGGGGCCGCAAGAGAGTGAAAAGTCATGA
- a CDS encoding aspartate aminotransferase family protein, which yields MQAAELIDKYVMKTYARAPITFVRGQGCRLWDDQDKQYTDFLAGIAVTNLGHAHPGVAQAVCNQALNLVHVSNLYYTEPQAAVAQMLVNNSFADRVFFCNSGAEANEGALKLARLWGKEKKNGAFTIITMERSFHGRTLGTLSATGQDKIQKGYDPLVPRFKHVPFGDLEAVKAAWDDNVCAVLAEPVLGEGGVVVPPDGYLAGLKELCEANGALLLFDEVQTGLGRTGKLFAHEHWGVTPHVMTLAKALANGLPAGAILAEEKAAALFGPGTHATTFGAGPVIMAASGVVLDHLINRGLVEHAEAEGFYFKTRLEELAAKHACVLEARGLGLMLGLALDREAGPLVGKLRDLGYIVGATQDTVLRFVPPLVVSRDEIDGLIAALDQVLAEAE from the coding sequence ATGCAAGCCGCGGAGCTTATCGATAAATACGTTATGAAGACCTACGCCCGGGCCCCCATCACCTTTGTGCGGGGCCAGGGATGCCGGCTGTGGGACGACCAGGACAAGCAGTACACCGACTTTTTGGCCGGCATCGCGGTGACGAACCTGGGACACGCCCATCCCGGCGTGGCCCAGGCGGTGTGCAACCAGGCCCTGAACCTGGTGCACGTGTCCAACCTCTACTACACCGAGCCTCAGGCCGCTGTGGCCCAGATGCTGGTGAACAACTCCTTTGCCGACCGGGTGTTCTTTTGCAACTCCGGGGCCGAGGCCAATGAGGGAGCCCTCAAGCTGGCCCGGCTGTGGGGCAAGGAAAAGAAGAACGGGGCCTTCACCATCATCACCATGGAGCGGTCTTTCCACGGCCGCACCCTGGGCACCCTCTCGGCCACGGGCCAGGACAAGATCCAAAAGGGCTACGACCCCCTGGTGCCCCGCTTCAAGCACGTGCCCTTCGGCGACCTGGAGGCGGTCAAGGCGGCCTGGGACGATAACGTCTGCGCCGTGTTGGCCGAGCCGGTCCTGGGCGAGGGCGGGGTGGTGGTGCCGCCTGACGGCTATCTGGCCGGGCTCAAGGAGCTGTGCGAGGCCAACGGCGCGCTGCTCTTGTTCGACGAGGTGCAAACCGGCCTGGGCCGCACGGGCAAGCTGTTCGCCCACGAGCACTGGGGGGTGACTCCGCACGTGATGACCTTGGCCAAGGCCCTGGCCAACGGCCTGCCCGCCGGGGCCATCCTGGCCGAGGAAAAGGCGGCGGCTCTTTTCGGACCCGGCACCCACGCCACCACTTTCGGGGCCGGCCCGGTGATCATGGCCGCCTCCGGGGTGGTGCTGGATCATCTGATCAACCGGGGCCTGGTGGAGCACGCCGAGGCCGAGGGCTTCTACTTCAAGACCCGGCTGGAGGAGCTGGCCGCCAAGCATGCCTGCGTGTTGGAGGCGCGCGGCCTGGGCCTTATGCTGGGCCTGGCCCTGGACCGGGAGGCCGGCCCCCTGGTGGGCAAGCTCCGCGACCTGGGCTACATCGTGGGAGCCACCCAGGACACGGTGCTTCGCTTCGTGCCGCCCCTGGTGGTGAGCCGGGACGAGATCGACGGACTCATAGCGGCCCTGGACCAGGTCCTGGCCGAGGCGGAATAG
- a CDS encoding acyltransferase, with product MIRLLTGRLRGALALASYALNTLFWSIPLFAMAAAKFTVPLRAWRRLCDRALNGILVGWVYVNGLNQRFISRVNYQVSGLEDVRPDRWYLVLSNHQSWADILVLQNVFNRKIPHLKFFIKSGLKWMPVLGWAWMALEFPFMKRYSREKLAKKPKLQGRDMDITLRACAKLKAFPATMMNFAEGTRFSHAKRDRQGSPHANLLRPKAGGASLVLNALGDRLHKVLNVTISYPQQTGTFWDYLCGRMREIKIVVEPIAVGPELVGDYSTDSEYRLRFQQWLNKVWCDKDNALSRLKGQ from the coding sequence ATGATACGCTTGCTGACGGGGCGTCTGCGCGGCGCCCTGGCGCTGGCCTCTTATGCCCTGAATACTCTTTTCTGGTCGATACCCCTTTTTGCCATGGCCGCGGCCAAGTTCACCGTGCCCCTGCGGGCCTGGCGGCGGCTCTGCGACCGCGCCTTGAACGGCATCCTGGTGGGCTGGGTGTACGTCAACGGCCTGAACCAGCGTTTCATCAGCCGGGTTAATTATCAGGTCAGCGGCCTGGAGGACGTAAGGCCCGACCGTTGGTACCTGGTGCTTTCCAATCACCAGTCATGGGCCGATATCCTGGTCTTGCAAAACGTGTTCAACCGCAAGATTCCCCATCTCAAGTTTTTCATCAAGAGCGGGCTCAAGTGGATGCCCGTGTTGGGTTGGGCCTGGATGGCCCTGGAGTTCCCCTTCATGAAGCGCTACTCGCGGGAGAAGCTGGCCAAGAAGCCCAAGCTTCAGGGACGGGACATGGACATCACCCTGCGGGCCTGCGCCAAGCTCAAGGCCTTCCCCGCCACCATGATGAACTTCGCCGAAGGCACCCGCTTCAGCCATGCCAAGCGTGACCGCCAGGGCTCGCCTCACGCCAATCTGCTGCGACCCAAGGCCGGGGGGGCCTCCCTGGTGCTGAACGCCCTGGGCGACCGACTGCACAAGGTGCTCAACGTGACCATCTCCTATCCTCAGCAGACGGGCACTTTCTGGGATTATCTCTGCGGCCGGATGCGCGAGATCAAGATCGTGGTGGAACCCATCGCGGTGGGGCCGGAGCTGGTGGGCGACTATAGCACCGACTCCGAGTACCGGCTTCGTTTTCAGCAGTGGTTGAACAAGGTGTGGTGCGACAAGGACAACGCCCTGAGTCGCCTCAAGGGGCAGTAA